The sequence below is a genomic window from Nitrospinota bacterium.
TGGTGGTGGACCGCCTCGCCCTAGGCGAATGCTCCGACGGTCGGGTGCGTGAAGCTCTTGATGAGGCCTTTCGCCTGGGAGCCGGCCAGGCCTGGGTCGAGCCCATCAAAGGCGAGCGCCTCGTCATCTACCAGGGCCTTCGCTGCAACGGGTGTGCACGGGCCTTCGAGGAACCCGTCGCCCAGCTCTTCAGCTTCAACAGCCCTCTGGGGGCCTGCTCGGAGTGCGAGGGCTTCGGTCGGGTAATAATAATCGACCGCGACAAGGTCATCCCCGACCCCGCCCTCCCCCTGGACGAGGGAGCCGTGGCTCCCTGGCGCACGCCGGGCTACGCCGAATGGCAGGAATGGATGCTGGAGTCCTGCGCGGAAAGGGGCATCCCGACCGATGTGCCGTACCGGAACCTTCCGGCACGCGACAGGCGAGCGCTTTGGCGGGGCTGGGAGGGCTTTCACGGGATAGAGGGTTTCTTCGACTGGATGGGGGGTCGCCGCTACAGGGCCCACGTTAGAATTCAGCTCTCCAGGTACCGCGGTTACGTGGAGTGCCGCCGCTGTTGTGGGAGGCGACTCAAGGAAGAGGCCCAAGCAGTGCGCCTCGAGGGCCGCCCCATCACCGACATCTGGGCGATGAGTCTCTCGGATGCGGCTCGCTTCTTTGAGACCTTAAAGCTTGAGCCCGCCCAGGCCGAGGCGGCCCGTAACCTCCTTAGGGAGGTGCGCTCGCGCTTGAGCTACCTCCTTGCTGTGGGGCTCGACTACCTGACCCTGGGCCGCCAGGCTCGAACCCTGAGCGGTGGCGAGGCCCAGCGCATCCACCTGGCCTCGGCCCTGGGGAGCTCCTTGACCGATACACTCTACGTTTTAGACGAACCCACAATCGGGCTCCACGCCCGCGACAGCCGCAAGCTCCTCAGGGTTCTCACGCGCCTGACCCGAATGGGCAACACCGTGGTTGTGGTCGAGCACGACCCGACGATCATCGAGGGGGCCCACCACGTCATCGACCTCGGCCCCGGCGGAGGGGCCCTCGGTGGGGAGGTCCTCTTCGAAGGAACTGTCGCGGGCCTCAGGCGGGCCTCTACCCGAACGGGCCGGCTGCTTCGCAAGCCCAAGCCGCTTCGCCTGGCTGTTGGAGAGCCGGACGGCGTAGGCCCGGCCATCACCCTCGTGGGCGCCCGGGAGAACAATCTGTGCGATCTGACCGTACGGGTGCCCCTCGGCCGGCTCGTCTGTGTGACGGGAGTATCAGGGGCGGGGAAATCGTCCCTCGTGGAGCAGGTCCTCTACAACGGGTATCTCCGTATGCGGGGGAAGACGGGGGTGGATGCCGGGAAGGTGGAGCGCATCGAGGGGCTGGAAAAGATCGAGGAGATGGTGCTCATGAGCCAGGCACACTCGGGCCGCTCCACCCGCAGCCTGCCGGTGACCTACTGCAAGGCCTGGGAAAAGATCCGCCGTCTCTTCGCCGCCACCCGTGAGGCCAGCCGGTTGGGCATCACGGGGAGCCACTTCTCGTTCAACACCGTCGCCGGACGCTGCTCGGCCTGCCGGGGGACCGGCACTGTGACGGTGGAGATGCACTTTATGGCCGATCTCGTCCTACGATGCGAGGTCTGCGGCGGCAGGCGATTCAGGCCCGAAGTCCTGGAGGTTCGCTACAAGGGTCGGAACATTGACGAAGTTTTGGAGATGACGGTGAGCGAGGCCCAGAGCTTCTTCGCCGAGAGCCCGGATGTCGTCGGCAAGCTCGCTTCCCTGGCGGCGGTGGGGCTGGGCTACCTGAGGCTGGGCCAGACGACGACGAGCCTCAGCGGGGGCGAGGCCCAGCGCCTGAAGCTGGCCTCCTATATGGAGCTGAAGGGGGCCCGAGGGGACCGGCTCTTCCTCTTCGACGAGCCCACCACGGGGCTCCATCGCTTCGACATCCAGAAGCTCCTCGGGGCCATGGAGCGTCTATTGAAGCAGGGCAACAGCCTCGTCGTGGTGGAGCA
It includes:
- the uvrA gene encoding excinuclease ABC subunit UvrA; translated protein: MARQRARSPRLRLRRTSGGSAILIEGARTQNLKNISCRIPHGRLTVITGVSGAGKSSLAFDTLYAEGQRRYVESLSTYARLFLERMERPDVDRIENIPPAIPLKQKNAVKDARSTVGTITEINDSLRLLYAKVGTLVCPECEEPVRRESPESAASIVDDRFGPRERLVVVAPVPSGRSRRRTLQELVRRGFYRLWLDGRLEDCTAGPPEALPPRGPLPVVVDRLALGECSDGRVREALDEAFRLGAGQAWVEPIKGERLVIYQGLRCNGCARAFEEPVAQLFSFNSPLGACSECEGFGRVIIIDRDKVIPDPALPLDEGAVAPWRTPGYAEWQEWMLESCAERGIPTDVPYRNLPARDRRALWRGWEGFHGIEGFFDWMGGRRYRAHVRIQLSRYRGYVECRRCCGRRLKEEAQAVRLEGRPITDIWAMSLSDAARFFETLKLEPAQAEAARNLLREVRSRLSYLLAVGLDYLTLGRQARTLSGGEAQRIHLASALGSSLTDTLYVLDEPTIGLHARDSRKLLRVLTRLTRMGNTVVVVEHDPTIIEGAHHVIDLGPGGGALGGEVLFEGTVAGLRRASTRTGRLLRKPKPLRLAVGEPDGVGPAITLVGARENNLCDLTVRVPLGRLVCVTGVSGAGKSSLVEQVLYNGYLRMRGKTGVDAGKVERIEGLEKIEEMVLMSQAHSGRSTRSLPVTYCKAWEKIRRLFAATREASRLGITGSHFSFNTVAGRCSACRGTGTVTVEMHFMADLVLRCEVCGGRRFRPEVLEVRYKGRNIDEVLEMTVSEAQSFFAESPDVVGKLASLAAVGLGYLRLGQTTTSLSGGEAQRLKLASYMELKGARGDRLFLFDEPTTGLHRFDIQKLLGAMERLLKQGNSLVVVEHNLDFISQAHHIIDLGPGGGEQGGQIVVEGPPEAVMRSRRSVTGRWLRRHLKRGG